The following proteins come from a genomic window of Galactobacillus timonensis:
- a CDS encoding ABC transporter ATP-binding protein: protein MAEEKNLILSVKDLQVEFKVRGKVLKAIRNISMDFEEGKVVAIVGESGSGKSVFTKTFTGMLDPNGSITNGSIMFEGQDLAKLDPEDPAWEKIRGRRIATVFQDPMTSLNPVRTIGDQITEVIIKHQGKSKDEAKKEAIELMGRVGIHDPELRFDEYPFMYSGGMRQRIVIAIALACHPRILICDEPTTALDVTIQAQIIRLIKELAQEFHFTTIYITHDLGVVANVADIVAVMYAGQIIEYGLVDEIFYDSRHPYTWGLLSSLPQLGIRGEDLFAIRGTPPSLFEEVKGDAFAPRSNYAMQIDYEEEPPFFKVSDTHYAKTWLLDPRAPKVEPPQAIKDLHKRMLAMTAKGGVFGER from the coding sequence ATGGCAGAAGAAAAAAATCTCATCCTGTCGGTCAAAGACCTCCAGGTAGAATTCAAGGTTCGCGGCAAGGTGCTGAAGGCGATCCGCAATATTTCGATGGATTTTGAGGAGGGTAAAGTCGTCGCTATCGTCGGCGAATCCGGCTCCGGAAAATCTGTATTTACCAAGACATTTACCGGCATGCTCGATCCGAACGGTTCCATTACCAACGGTTCGATCATGTTTGAGGGACAGGATCTTGCAAAGCTTGATCCGGAAGATCCGGCCTGGGAAAAGATCCGCGGCCGCAGAATTGCGACCGTCTTCCAGGATCCGATGACGTCATTGAACCCTGTTCGTACGATCGGTGATCAGATTACAGAAGTCATCATCAAGCATCAGGGAAAGAGTAAGGATGAAGCCAAGAAGGAAGCGATCGAACTGATGGGCCGCGTCGGCATCCATGATCCGGAGCTTCGCTTCGATGAATATCCGTTCATGTATTCGGGCGGTATGCGTCAGCGTATTGTCATTGCAATTGCGCTTGCCTGCCATCCGAGAATCCTGATCTGCGATGAGCCGACGACGGCACTGGATGTTACGATTCAGGCACAGATCATCCGCCTGATCAAGGAACTGGCGCAGGAATTCCATTTCACGACCATCTACATTACGCATGACCTTGGTGTCGTGGCAAATGTTGCGGATATCGTTGCGGTCATGTATGCGGGTCAGATCATTGAGTATGGTCTGGTTGACGAGATCTTCTATGATTCGCGTCATCCGTATACGTGGGGGCTTCTGTCTTCGCTTCCGCAGCTCGGCATCCGTGGCGAGGATCTCTTCGCCATCCGCGGTACGCCGCCCAGCCTGTTTGAAGAGGTGAAGGGTGATGCCTTTGCGCCGCGCTCCAACTATGCAATGCAGATCGATTATGAAGAAGAGCCGCCGTTCTTCAAGGTCAGTGATACGCACTATGCCAAGACGTGGCTGCTGGATCCGCGTGCGCCCAAGGTGGAGCCGCCGCAGGCAATCAAAGATCTGCACAAGCGTATGCTGGCAATGACGGCGAAAGGAGGTGTCTTCGGTGAGCGCTGA
- a CDS encoding ATP-binding cassette domain-containing protein produces the protein MSADNMEKKPAEEQELTIDEMPDELDGKPCLLDVRHLEVTFNNNRKHRFRAVKDANFKIYKGETFALVGESGSGKTTTARAIIRLTPTSDGEVLFKGKKINGKISKEEQREVVRNIQMIFQDPAASLNERATIDYCISEGLYNFHLYKDEADREAKVDAMLEAVGLLPEHKSRYPHEFSGGQRQRVGIARAMIMDPEFIIADEPISALDVSIRAQVLNLMNKFKRERGLTYMFIAHDLSVVRYFADRIGVIHNGRIVEVAPSDELFRYPLHPYTQSLLQAIPIPDPDIEKKKELVVYDESKRDHSGAKPKLRLIRPNHYVFMNDREKEEYLKKLEIMSHENYSE, from the coding sequence GTGAGCGCTGATAACATGGAAAAGAAACCGGCAGAGGAACAGGAACTGACGATTGATGAGATGCCGGATGAGCTGGATGGCAAGCCGTGCCTGCTGGATGTAAGACATCTCGAGGTTACCTTCAACAATAACCGTAAGCATCGCTTCCGGGCTGTCAAGGACGCAAACTTCAAGATCTACAAGGGCGAGACATTTGCTCTTGTCGGTGAATCCGGTTCGGGTAAGACAACGACGGCGCGGGCGATTATCCGTCTGACACCGACATCGGATGGCGAAGTTCTTTTCAAGGGCAAGAAAATCAATGGCAAGATCTCCAAGGAGGAGCAGCGGGAGGTTGTCCGCAACATCCAGATGATCTTCCAGGATCCTGCCGCTTCGCTCAATGAGCGTGCGACGATTGACTACTGCATTTCGGAAGGGCTGTACAACTTTCATCTGTACAAGGATGAAGCGGACCGGGAAGCCAAGGTAGATGCGATGCTTGAGGCGGTCGGTCTTCTTCCGGAACACAAGTCGCGCTATCCGCATGAGTTCTCCGGCGGCCAGCGTCAGCGGGTCGGCATTGCGCGGGCCATGATCATGGACCCGGAGTTCATCATCGCCGATGAGCCGATTTCGGCACTTGATGTCTCGATTCGTGCCCAGGTTCTGAACCTGATGAACAAGTTCAAGCGTGAGCGCGGTCTGACCTATATGTTCATTGCCCATGACCTGTCCGTTGTCCGTTACTTTGCGGACCGTATCGGCGTCATTCACAATGGACGCATCGTTGAGGTTGCGCCATCGGATGAGCTGTTCCGTTATCCGCTGCATCCCTATACGCAGTCGCTTCTGCAGGCAATTCCGATTCCGGATCCGGATATTGAAAAGAAGAAGGAACTTGTGGTCTATGACGAAAGCAAGCGTGACCACTCCGGCGCGAAGCCGAAGCTGCGTCTCATTCGTCCGAACCACTATGTGTTCATGAATGATCGCGAGAAGGAAGAGTATCTCAAGAAGCTCGAGATCATGTCGCACGAAAATTATTCTGAATGA